The genomic region TATATTTTATGGCTTATCTGGCTTGTTTTTTGTGAAGTTTTTGGTTTTAGGCGCCGTACAGGTTTTCTATTCATTCTGGTGGGTATGTTTCTCTTTTACGGTGGAGTCTGTTTTTGCTATTTTATTACCTTACCTTACGGCGTAAAATTTTTACTATCCTTCCAGAAAGAAAATATTGTACCCGCTATTTCAGTAGGGCATTTTGTTAACTTTTGTGGTATGTTTTTGCTGGCTTTTGGAACTATTTTTGAGCTTCCTCTTATCATGGTGTTATTGAGCAAGGCAGGAATAATTAATCCTCACACTGTAGGGCGGTTCAGGCGACATGCCATTTTGATAATAGCCATTCTGGCCGCAGTGCTTACCCCCACCCCTGATGCCTTTAACATGGCTCTAATGGCTGTGCCTCTTTACCTTCTTTTTGAGATAGGGCTTATCTGCAGTAAAATAGCGGTAAGAGAAAAAGTACAATAACGAAGTAAGACCCATCCCATTCATAAATTAAGCGTAAATTATCATCTATTTTAATCTATACAATCTAGATATGAGTTCAGCATGAATCTATCACTAGAGTAATTTAAAGTTTTTTATCTACGATTGCTTCGCTTCGCTCGTAATGACTCAATTGTCGCCTATTTAGTGACACAATTAATATAAGGCTTATTGATGAAAAGGCATCTTCAGAAGAGCTTTTTAAAGTATTACAAGAAACGATAACCCCCTTACTTAAGAAAGTAATAACACATCTCAAAAACTTAAGAAAAACTTTAGAATTGGGTTAAATAAGACAGGGCCCGGTGTCCCGGGCCTTTTCATTAAACTACCTTAAAAACACCAGCCCGTCTTTCGTCAGCTGCACCCTCAAAGTGGTCATCAACCAAGTGAACTCCACCAAAATATAAGTCTTTTTCTGGCCAGACGTTTACCGGGCAAGAAAGCTCAGCCAGAATTTCTTCAGATACGCCCGGTTCAACTTGAAGTACTTCGCCATCATAGTGCAATCGCGGGTCAGAAACAGCCTTTTCTGGTGACAAATGAAAATAGGCCAGGTTAACGATAACCTCAAAGATGGCCGAACGAATGCGTTTACTTCCGCCACTTCCAAGGGCTATTCCCCGGCCATCCAGAAAACAAATACTTGGGGCCATCATGGAAGATATGCGTAGTCCTGGCGGATCAGCAAAAAAACCGCGAGGGTGAAGGTCATCTTCACCCATAATGTTATTTAGCACAATGCCTGTTCCAGGAGCAAGAAAACCTGAGGCCTCGCCAAAAGTCATGGTAAGAGAAGCCAGGTTTCCGGCCCTATCAGCTACGCTCATGTGAGTGGTGCCACGGGTGGCCAGAGGCCGTTTTAACAGTTCAATGGCGCGATTAGGATCCTCTTTTACTATTTTTTCTCTAAAATCGTGAACCAGAATCAAAGTTTCAGCCAAGGCTTTTATGTGTTCTTTGCTTAAGAAATCTCCTCCTTCAAATAGTTCTTCAAATATTTTGAGAGACAAACTAACCATAGGTCCGCCAAACGATGGTGGTGGATTGGTGATAAGCTTTCCTTTTTTGAATTCGAACTCAAGGGGTTTGCGCCTGATTACCTGGTAGCTTTTGAGATCTTCCAAGGTCAGAAGACCTCCTTCTTCAGCCATCATGTTCGCAATTTTTTGAGCGATCTCACCCTGATAAAACTCTTCAAGGCTTTCAGGTAAATTTTCTAAAAAGTTTGCCAGGGCAGGATTTTTAATGATTTCGCCAGGCTCAGGGGGCCTACCCTGGGGAAAAAATATACTTTTCATATCTTCGGTAGCGGTAAAAATTGGTGTAAGAAGCTTAAAACAATAGGCCTGAAAAGAATCTATCTCAAAGCCTTCTCGAGCAAAGCGTACGGCGGGAGCTACTACTTCTTTTAAAGGTAAGGAACCAAGATCCTGATGCAAACTTACCAGTCCTTTTAAAGTTCCTGGTACAGCCACAGAGGCAAGCCCTATGTGAAAGTCCTGTGAAGAACCAATAAAATTTATAGTAACGGTTCTAAAATCAAGGTTTTCTGGTTTTTGCTTAAGCCCTTTTCCAGGAGTATCAACAAAAAAGTCATAAATCAGAATATTTTTATCCTGGGCCTGGTAAACCGTAGCAAAGCCACCTCCGCCGAGGCTTGTTAGGCCGGCCTCGGTCACCCCTGAGGCAAAAGCCGCCGCACAAATGGCATCAAAGGCGTTCCCTCCGGCCTTTAAGATCTCACATGCTGCTAAGGCTGTATAACGGTTTCCACAGGCAATGGCTCCTTTCATTCCCAGAACTCCTTTTGCATAACCGAAATGATTTCGGGAAAGTTAGCGCCCTTTTCAAAAAGCGCAAGCATTTTAAAAGAAGCAGGTTTTTCTTCAAGGATGGTCTCAATGTGGGTAAGATACTTGGTCGTCTTTAACCTTTCAGCCAAAGGGATAAGTTCTTCTAAAAGTTCATGGGCAATGGCAACAAAACTTGTCTTGCGAAGAGTAACGGGATCAACCATCTGGCCGAAAAGTCCATGCCGGGCAGCCTGCCATTTACCAAAGGCAATAGCCTCTTGAGGGAGGCCTGGTGGGTTTTCTCCATCGAGAAACTTCGCGGCAAGTGCCTGTATAAAAGTTACTATAGCCAAAAGATCCTTTAAACGGCCGGGAACATCACAGGCTCTTATTTCTATAGTGCCAAGGGTTGGCTGAATTCTTATATCCCACCAAAGATCTCTAAATCCTTCTACAATTTTTAGTTCCGTCAAAATATTTATAACAGTTTCAAATTCCTTCCAGGAAGAAAAACCCCGCGGAAGCCCGGCTAGAGGCAAGACCTCAAAAAGTTTGGTACGGTAAGAATGAAATCCCGTAGCCCTTCCTCTGTAAAAAGGAGAAGAGGTGCTTAAGGCCAAAAATAGTGGTAAATAAGGCCGCAGGGCATTATAGACCCTTAGCGCCTCTTCGGCTCCGGGCATACCGATATGAACATGGAACCCTTGGGCTATAAAGCGTCTTCCTACCAGCTCTAATTCTTCAAAAATACGCTTATAACGTTCGTCTTCCCATATGGGTTGTTCTCCGGGCTTAGCTTCTGGGTGAAGGCTTGACGCAAAAATTAAGGCTTTTTCTTGAGCGGCTAAGTTTTCTAGTGTCTTTATAGACTTTTCCAAAAAAGTTTCAGCTTCTTCAATTGATTGGCAAACAGGAGTAACTAATTCCAGCATGGATTGATAGGCTTCAGGCTTAAGCCATTGTTTCAACCACGAAGGAGCCCTTTCAATTAGAAGAGGACCTTTGGGTGTTAACTTGCGCTTTTCAGACGAAAGTACTTGAAGTTCTAGCTCAATGCCAAGTGTTAATGGTTTACTTGTTTTAAAAGGTATTATTTTACGAATCTTTTTTCTCCACAAGCCTTTTTAAGGCCAATTTAGCCACCTGGGCCAGGAATTTGGCTCCAATAGGGAGAACCTGTTCATCAAAATTAAACTTGGGACTGTGAGCCGGGGCCTTCTCAAATCCCTTTTTCATAGCACCAAACCTTACAAAACAGCCTGGTACCTTTTGGAGATAAAAAGAAAAGTCTTCCCCGCCAAGGCTTGGGTGTGGCTGCTTTAAGACTCCTACAGATCCCACCACAAGTTTTGCAGCCTCCCTAGCAATATTTGTTTCTTCTGGAGAGTTTATCACCGGTGGATAACCTTCTTTAATCTTTAGTTTAACATGAGCTCGATGCAAGTCTCCTACTCCTCTGGCAATACGTTTAAGACCATCAATAATGCGTTTTCTTACATCGGGATGTGTGGAACGGATAGTCCCTTCAAGATAAGCTCGCTCAGCAATTACATTGTGCGCTGTGCCTCCTTCAAACTTTCCCACAGTGATAAC from Thermodesulfatator indicus DSM 15286 harbors:
- the tatC gene encoding twin-arginine translocase subunit TatC, translating into MTATQPEEPYKLALTALEKVRRKLIFGAVSLLLLTVSFYIISPRIITLLQRHLNQELAFFGVFEPFLALVKVAIVCSILVLLPYILWLIWLVFCEVFGFRRRTGFLFILVGMFLFYGGVCFCYFITLPYGVKFLLSFQKENIVPAISVGHFVNFCGMFLLAFGTIFELPLIMVLLSKAGIINPHTVGRFRRHAILIIAILAAVLTPTPDAFNMALMAVPLYLLFEIGLICSKIAVREKVQ
- a CDS encoding carboxylate-amine ligase; the protein is MWRKKIRKIIPFKTSKPLTLGIELELQVLSSEKRKLTPKGPLLIERAPSWLKQWLKPEAYQSMLELVTPVCQSIEEAETFLEKSIKTLENLAAQEKALIFASSLHPEAKPGEQPIWEDERYKRIFEELELVGRRFIAQGFHVHIGMPGAEEALRVYNALRPYLPLFLALSTSSPFYRGRATGFHSYRTKLFEVLPLAGLPRGFSSWKEFETVINILTELKIVEGFRDLWWDIRIQPTLGTIEIRACDVPGRLKDLLAIVTFIQALAAKFLDGENPPGLPQEAIAFGKWQAARHGLFGQMVDPVTLRKTSFVAIAHELLEELIPLAERLKTTKYLTHIETILEEKPASFKMLALFEKGANFPEIISVMQKEFWE
- a CDS encoding gamma-glutamyltransferase family protein, producing the protein MKGAIACGNRYTALAACEILKAGGNAFDAICAAAFASGVTEAGLTSLGGGGFATVYQAQDKNILIYDFFVDTPGKGLKQKPENLDFRTVTINFIGSSQDFHIGLASVAVPGTLKGLVSLHQDLGSLPLKEVVAPAVRFAREGFEIDSFQAYCFKLLTPIFTATEDMKSIFFPQGRPPEPGEIIKNPALANFLENLPESLEEFYQGEIAQKIANMMAEEGGLLTLEDLKSYQVIRRKPLEFEFKKGKLITNPPPSFGGPMVSLSLKIFEELFEGGDFLSKEHIKALAETLILVHDFREKIVKEDPNRAIELLKRPLATRGTTHMSVADRAGNLASLTMTFGEASGFLAPGTGIVLNNIMGEDDLHPRGFFADPPGLRISSMMAPSICFLDGRGIALGSGGSKRIRSAIFEVIVNLAYFHLSPEKAVSDPRLHYDGEVLQVEPGVSEEILAELSCPVNVWPEKDLYFGGVHLVDDHFEGAADERRAGVFKVV